The proteins below are encoded in one region of Pseudoduganella armeniaca:
- the dnaA gene encoding chromosomal replication initiator protein DnaA translates to MENFWQTCSAQLELELTPQQFSAWIKPLVPLDYENGKLRIAAPNRFKLDWVKSQFASRITALASQYWEAPTEVQFVLDPRTNPARKVSPPTVNGGIGGGTGNSVDAPAVHVADVRTVESPASAAPSTANDFANARGREQSRINTDLTFDSFVTGKANQLARAAAIQVANNPGVSYNPLFFYGGVGLGKTHLIHAIGNQVMADQPGARIRYIHAEQYVRDVVTAYQRKGFDDFKHYYHSLDMLLIDDIQFFGGKSRTQEEFFYAFEALIAAKKQIIITSDTYPKEITGMDDRLISRFDSGLTVAIEPPELEMRVAILLKKAKSEGVTLSDDVAFFVAKHLRSNVRELEGALRKILAYSRFHGKDISIDIVKEALKDLLSVQNRQISVENIQKTVADFFNIKVADMYSKRRPANIARPRQIAMYLAKELTQKSLPEIGELFGGRDHTTVLHAVRKIAQDRTKNPECNHELHVLEQTLKG, encoded by the coding sequence ATGGAAAATTTCTGGCAGACCTGTTCCGCCCAACTGGAACTGGAGCTGACGCCGCAACAATTCAGCGCGTGGATTAAACCGCTTGTACCGCTCGATTACGAGAACGGCAAGTTGCGCATTGCTGCGCCCAATCGCTTCAAGCTCGACTGGGTGAAATCCCAGTTCGCCAGTCGCATCACCGCCCTTGCATCGCAATACTGGGAGGCGCCGACGGAGGTGCAGTTCGTGCTCGACCCGCGCACCAACCCGGCCCGCAAGGTGTCACCACCGACCGTCAACGGCGGCATCGGCGGCGGCACCGGCAACAGCGTCGACGCGCCGGCCGTGCACGTGGCCGACGTGCGCACGGTCGAAAGCCCGGCCAGCGCCGCGCCGTCCACCGCCAACGATTTCGCCAACGCGCGCGGCCGCGAGCAAAGCCGCATCAACACCGACCTGACGTTCGACAGCTTCGTGACCGGTAAGGCCAACCAGCTGGCGCGCGCCGCCGCAATCCAGGTGGCGAACAACCCGGGCGTGTCGTACAACCCGCTGTTCTTCTACGGCGGCGTGGGCCTGGGTAAGACCCACTTGATCCATGCGATCGGCAACCAGGTGATGGCCGACCAGCCGGGCGCGCGCATCCGCTACATCCACGCCGAGCAGTACGTGCGCGACGTGGTCACGGCCTACCAGCGCAAGGGCTTCGACGACTTCAAGCACTACTACCATTCGCTCGACATGCTGCTGATCGACGATATCCAGTTCTTTGGCGGGAAGAGCCGCACGCAGGAAGAATTCTTCTATGCGTTCGAAGCGCTAATCGCGGCGAAGAAGCAGATCATCATCACGTCGGACACGTATCCGAAAGAGATCACGGGCATGGACGACCGCCTGATCTCGCGCTTCGACTCCGGCCTGACGGTGGCGATCGAGCCGCCGGAGCTGGAAATGCGCGTGGCGATTCTGCTCAAAAAGGCGAAGTCGGAAGGCGTGACCCTGTCCGACGACGTGGCGTTTTTTGTGGCCAAGCACCTGCGCTCGAACGTGCGCGAACTGGAAGGCGCGCTGCGCAAGATCCTGGCTTACTCGCGCTTCCACGGCAAGGACATTTCGATCGACATCGTCAAGGAAGCGTTGAAAGATCTGCTGTCGGTGCAGAACCGCCAGATCAGCGTGGAGAACATCCAGAAGACGGTGGCGGACTTCTTCAACATCAAGGTCGCCGACATGTATTCGAAGCGCCGCCCCGCCAACATCGCGCGGCCGCGCCAGATCGCGATGTACCTGGCCAAGGAGCTGACGCAGAAAAGCCTGCCGGAGATCGGCGAGCTGTTCGGCGGGCGCGACCACACCACCGTGCTGCACGCGGTGCGCAAGATCGCGCAGGACCGGACCAAGAACCCGGAGTGCAACCATGAGCTGCACGTGTTGGAGCAGACGTTAAAAGGATGA
- the dnaN gene encoding DNA polymerase III subunit beta produces MQLVKTTRDTLLRPLQIVSGIVERRHTMPILANILIRKEGEAVSFLSTDTEVQITTNANIGASADVAGTTVAARKLLDILRALPESGDVTMTLLNKRLTVQSGKSRFALQTLAAEEFPTVQEAEAFNASFTLPQKTLKHLFNMVHFAMAQQDIRYYLNGLLLVLDGENVIAVATDGHRLAFCQVKTEQAFERQEVIIPRKTIIELQRLLEENDEAVQLDIAANQVKLGFADIELISKLVEGKFPDYTRVIPKGYKNDFTISRDELLRSLQRAAIMTSDKFKGVRCIISPGSLKISSTNADQEEAVEELEIDYGGDNIDIGFNVTYLLDVLNNLKCDQVNVSLGDSNSSALISIPDNPDFKYVVMPMRI; encoded by the coding sequence ATGCAACTGGTCAAAACCACCCGAGATACGCTACTCCGGCCACTGCAGATCGTGAGCGGTATTGTCGAGCGTCGGCACACCATGCCGATTCTGGCCAATATCCTCATCCGCAAGGAAGGCGAAGCCGTCTCGTTCCTGTCCACCGATACGGAAGTGCAGATCACGACCAATGCCAACATCGGCGCCAGCGCCGACGTGGCCGGTACCACGGTCGCGGCGCGCAAGCTGCTGGACATCCTGCGCGCGCTGCCCGAATCGGGCGACGTGACCATGACGTTGCTGAACAAACGCCTGACGGTGCAAAGCGGTAAATCGCGCTTCGCGCTGCAGACCCTGGCCGCCGAGGAATTCCCCACCGTGCAGGAAGCGGAAGCCTTCAATGCCTCGTTCACGCTGCCGCAGAAAACGCTGAAGCACCTGTTCAACATGGTCCACTTCGCGATGGCGCAGCAGGACATCCGCTACTACCTGAATGGCCTGCTCTTGGTGCTGGACGGCGAGAACGTCATCGCCGTGGCCACCGACGGCCACCGCCTGGCCTTCTGCCAGGTCAAGACCGAGCAGGCCTTCGAGCGCCAGGAAGTCATCATCCCGCGCAAGACCATCATCGAGTTGCAGCGCCTGCTGGAAGAGAACGACGAAGCGGTCCAGCTGGACATCGCCGCCAACCAGGTCAAGCTGGGCTTCGCCGACATCGAGCTGATCTCCAAGCTGGTCGAAGGCAAGTTCCCCGACTACACGCGCGTGATCCCGAAGGGCTACAAGAACGACTTCACGATCAGCCGCGACGAACTGCTGCGCTCCCTGCAGCGCGCCGCCATCATGACGAGCGATAAATTCAAAGGCGTGCGCTGCATCATCAGCCCCGGCTCGCTGAAGATCTCGTCCACCAACGCGGACCAGGAAGAAGCGGTCGAGGAACTGGAAATCGACTACGGCGGCGACAATATCGACATCGGCTTCAACGTCACGTACCTGCTGGACGTGCTGAACAACCTGAAGTGCGACCAGGTCAACGTCTCGCTGGGCGACTCGAATTCGTCCGCGCTGATCTCGATCCCGGACAATCCCGACTTCAAGTACGTCGTGATGCCGATGCGGATCTGA
- the gyrB gene encoding DNA topoisomerase (ATP-hydrolyzing) subunit B encodes MSESQNAPQIPAKQEEYGASSIQILEGLEAVRKRPGMYIGDTSDGTGLHHLVFEVLDNSIDEALAGYCSEIHVTIHSDNSISITDNGRGIPVGLKMDDKHEPKRSAAEIVLTELHAGGKFDQNSYKVSGGLHGVGVSCVNALSKLLRVTIRRDGKVHQMEFVRGVPQNRELEMRDGVQVSPIKVIGETDKRGTDVHFWADEQIFTHVEFHYEILAKRIRELSFLNNGVNIKLTDQRNGKEEIFAFEGGTRGFVEYINKAKNVLHPTVFQATGERQSDQNTTISVDVSMQWNDAFNEQVLCFTNNIPQRDGGTHLTGLRAAMTRVINKYIDENDFAKKAKVEIAGDDMREGLTCVLSVKVPEPKFSSQTKDKLVSSEVRGPVEEIVAKTLTDFLMEKPNDAKIICGKIVEAARAREAARKARDLTRRKGVLDGLGLSAKLADCQEKDPALSELYIVEGDSAGGSAKQGRDRKFQAILPLRGKVLNVEKARFEKMLSSEQITTLIATLGTSIGPDEFNADKLRYHRIIIMTDADVDGAHIRTLLLTLFYRQMPQLVERGHIYIAQPPLYKVKAGRDERYLKDDLEEATYMMTVALNTAVLTPREGADPITGEPLAELARQYNLANAIMMRLTRVIDRAALTAIMTGVKLDLSTIDAARASAQALSDNVNDPSVTVSVRSDELSEKHLLWIERMHHGNVKVSTIDADFVGGSDYAVLAKAAETFTGLIGEGALIRRGEGERTKESAVVDFHHAMNWLRDEAERTVSKQRYKGLGEMNPEQLWETTMDPTVRRLLKVQIEDAIAADQIFTTLMGDDVEPRRNFIESNALRAGNIDV; translated from the coding sequence ATGTCCGAAAGCCAGAACGCACCACAAATCCCGGCAAAACAGGAAGAGTACGGCGCATCGTCGATCCAGATCCTCGAGGGTCTGGAGGCAGTCCGCAAGCGCCCCGGCATGTATATCGGTGACACCTCGGACGGCACCGGCCTGCACCACCTCGTGTTCGAAGTGCTGGACAACTCGATCGACGAAGCGCTGGCGGGCTACTGCTCCGAGATCCACGTGACGATCCACTCGGACAACTCGATCTCGATCACCGACAACGGCCGCGGCATCCCCGTCGGCCTGAAGATGGACGACAAGCACGAGCCGAAGCGCTCGGCCGCGGAGATCGTGCTGACGGAGCTGCACGCGGGCGGTAAATTCGACCAGAACTCGTACAAGGTCTCGGGCGGCCTGCACGGCGTGGGTGTCTCGTGCGTGAACGCGCTGTCGAAACTGCTGCGCGTGACGATCCGCCGCGACGGCAAGGTCCACCAGATGGAATTCGTGCGCGGCGTGCCGCAGAACCGCGAACTGGAAATGCGCGACGGCGTGCAGGTCTCGCCGATCAAGGTCATCGGCGAAACCGACAAGCGCGGCACCGACGTGCACTTCTGGGCCGACGAACAGATCTTCACGCACGTCGAGTTCCACTACGAGATCCTGGCCAAGCGCATCCGCGAGCTGTCGTTCCTGAACAATGGCGTCAACATCAAGCTGACCGACCAGCGCAACGGCAAGGAAGAGATCTTCGCCTTCGAAGGCGGCACCCGTGGCTTCGTCGAGTACATCAACAAGGCGAAAAACGTGCTGCACCCGACCGTGTTCCAGGCCACCGGCGAACGCCAGTCGGACCAGAACACGACGATTTCGGTGGACGTGTCGATGCAGTGGAACGACGCGTTCAACGAGCAGGTGCTGTGCTTCACCAATAACATCCCGCAGCGCGACGGCGGCACCCACCTGACCGGCCTGCGCGCCGCGATGACGCGCGTGATCAACAAGTACATCGACGAGAACGACTTCGCCAAGAAAGCCAAGGTCGAAATCGCCGGCGACGACATGCGCGAAGGCCTGACCTGCGTGCTGTCGGTGAAGGTGCCGGAGCCGAAGTTCTCGTCGCAGACGAAAGACAAGCTGGTGTCGTCCGAAGTACGCGGCCCGGTCGAGGAGATCGTGGCGAAGACGCTGACGGACTTCCTGATGGAGAAGCCGAACGACGCCAAGATCATCTGCGGCAAGATCGTCGAGGCGGCCCGTGCCCGCGAAGCGGCCCGCAAGGCTCGCGACCTGACGCGCCGCAAGGGCGTGCTGGACGGCCTGGGCCTGTCGGCCAAGCTGGCCGACTGCCAGGAAAAGGACCCGGCGCTGTCGGAACTGTACATCGTCGAGGGTGACTCCGCAGGCGGCTCGGCCAAGCAGGGCCGCGACCGTAAATTCCAGGCCATCCTGCCGCTGCGCGGCAAGGTGCTGAACGTGGAGAAGGCGCGCTTCGAGAAGATGCTGTCGTCGGAGCAGATCACCACGCTGATCGCCACGCTGGGCACGTCGATCGGCCCGGACGAGTTCAACGCCGACAAGCTGCGCTACCACCGCATCATCATCATGACCGACGCCGACGTCGACGGCGCCCACATCCGCACGCTGCTGCTGACGCTGTTCTACCGCCAGATGCCGCAACTGGTCGAACGCGGCCACATTTACATCGCCCAGCCGCCGCTGTACAAGGTCAAGGCGGGCCGCGACGAGCGCTACCTGAAGGACGACCTGGAGGAAGCGACGTACATGATGACGGTGGCGCTGAACACGGCCGTGCTGACGCCGCGCGAAGGCGCCGACCCGATCACGGGCGAGCCGCTGGCCGAACTGGCGCGCCAGTACAACCTGGCCAACGCGATCATGATGCGCCTGACGCGCGTGATCGACCGCGCCGCGCTGACGGCGATCATGACGGGCGTGAAGCTGGACCTGTCGACGATCGACGCCGCCCGCGCCTCGGCGCAGGCGCTGTCGGACAACGTCAACGACCCTAGCGTGACGGTATCGGTACGTTCGGACGAGCTGTCGGAAAAGCACCTGCTGTGGATCGAGCGTATGCACCACGGGAACGTGAAAGTCAGCACGATCGATGCCGACTTCGTCGGCGGCTCGGACTACGCCGTGCTGGCGAAAGCGGCCGAAACGTTCACGGGCCTGATCGGCGAAGGCGCCCTGATCCGCCGCGGCGAAGGCGAGCGCACGAAGGAATCGGCCGTGGTCGACTTCCACCACGCGATGAACTGGCTGCGCGACGAAGCGGAACGCACCGTCTCCAAGCAGCGCTATAAAGGTCTGGGCGAGATGAATCCCGAGCAGCTGTGGGAAACGACGATGGACCCGACCGTGCGCCGCCTGCTGAAGGTGCAGATCGAGGATGCGATTGCCGCGGATCAGATCTTTACGACTTTGATGGGCGACGATGTCGAGCCGCGCCGGAACTTTATCGAGTCGAATGCGCTGCGGGCTGGGAATATCGACGTTTGA
- a CDS encoding PAAR domain-containing protein, giving the protein MKNSKGKGVIRLGDKTSHGGSVISAAPDLKALGKCVAVEGNQVTCPKCKGVFAITPQGGERKHRGKEVAYDGDKAACGATLISSIG; this is encoded by the coding sequence ATGAAGAACAGCAAAGGCAAGGGTGTAATCCGGCTGGGCGACAAGACCAGCCATGGCGGCTCCGTCATCTCGGCCGCGCCCGACCTGAAGGCACTTGGCAAGTGTGTGGCCGTCGAGGGCAACCAGGTGACCTGCCCGAAATGCAAAGGCGTCTTCGCTATCACGCCGCAGGGCGGTGAGCGCAAACACAGGGGCAAGGAAGTGGCCTATGACGGCGACAAGGCCGCGTGCGGTGCTACGTTGATCTCGTCGATCGGCTAA
- a CDS encoding T6SS phospholipase effector Tle1-like catalytic domain-containing protein, whose product MSEDQLLTSKYSVTLTAPNHGINPYCPAASDATDCETALQIGLFFDGTKNSRESDAGIFKDSNIARLASIYPIERNLGLVNFYINGVGTRFAEIAEMDESKFGSAFGRGGYARIIFGILALINALSIKGTGAVTYTAEQIQGLCSNKRSDKVQSALELLGRDRGLMDYEDDDTARENFFFEQVKILEEKLAASKVKLKECILDVFGFSRGAAQARVFCSWIERLTIDDKLAGVPLTIRFLGIFDTVASAGMMGSVGSTIVNSTRGHSGWARAKYLRISPKIKNCVHLVAMHEIRKNFPLDEVSVAGILPSNCREFAYPGSHSDVGGGYAPGELGLACGDDPATVDAQKLSQIPLRHMMQCAIAAGVPLRPSTEGRFAIAPELEKAFQTFLSISGGSPRMLSEWMAPYMAWRWQVRGRYDQLGHVSRAKADQKFLVESNQQLITDAGRMRFRGDEELARRFVHTARSTKRFDLMHPEYRQEELASFDPEAPGVLAAASAAAPVNPELAAFFDTYVHDSLAGFRKDYVENTGYWRHRRCFRGSENPELTQNDAEPSTTARTA is encoded by the coding sequence ATGAGTGAGGATCAATTATTGACGTCGAAGTATTCCGTAACGTTGACGGCACCTAATCATGGGATCAACCCCTACTGTCCTGCAGCTTCCGATGCAACAGATTGCGAAACAGCCCTGCAAATTGGCTTGTTTTTTGATGGGACAAAGAATAGTAGAGAAAGCGATGCTGGAATATTCAAAGACTCAAATATCGCTCGGTTGGCAAGTATCTATCCTATAGAGAGAAATCTTGGGCTGGTGAACTTCTATATTAATGGAGTGGGAACGCGGTTTGCAGAAATCGCCGAGATGGACGAGTCGAAGTTCGGCAGCGCCTTCGGCCGAGGAGGATATGCTCGAATAATTTTTGGGATCCTCGCATTGATTAATGCCCTGAGTATCAAAGGTACTGGAGCCGTAACATATACCGCTGAGCAGATTCAGGGGCTTTGCAGCAATAAGCGCTCCGACAAAGTTCAATCGGCACTGGAACTTCTAGGACGCGACCGCGGATTGATGGATTACGAGGACGACGATACCGCAAGAGAAAACTTCTTCTTCGAACAAGTAAAAATCCTTGAAGAAAAGCTCGCAGCAAGCAAAGTGAAGCTCAAGGAATGCATCCTCGACGTGTTCGGCTTCTCCCGTGGCGCCGCCCAAGCCCGCGTATTCTGCAGCTGGATCGAAAGGCTGACCATTGACGACAAACTCGCTGGCGTGCCGCTGACAATTCGCTTTCTCGGCATCTTCGATACGGTGGCATCCGCCGGCATGATGGGAAGCGTCGGCAGTACGATCGTGAATTCAACTCGCGGCCATTCCGGTTGGGCACGCGCCAAATATCTGCGGATCAGCCCGAAGATCAAGAACTGCGTTCACCTGGTTGCGATGCATGAGATCCGCAAGAATTTTCCGCTCGACGAAGTCTCGGTAGCGGGCATCCTACCGTCGAACTGTCGCGAGTTTGCCTATCCGGGATCGCACAGCGATGTCGGCGGCGGCTACGCGCCGGGCGAGCTTGGCCTGGCATGCGGCGACGATCCGGCTACGGTTGACGCGCAAAAGCTGTCGCAAATTCCGCTGCGCCATATGATGCAATGCGCGATCGCGGCCGGCGTGCCGCTGCGGCCCAGCACCGAGGGGCGCTTTGCGATCGCCCCGGAATTGGAGAAAGCGTTTCAAACGTTCCTGAGTATTTCCGGGGGATCCCCAAGAATGCTGAGCGAGTGGATGGCGCCTTACATGGCCTGGCGCTGGCAGGTAAGAGGCCGGTACGACCAGCTTGGCCATGTCAGCCGTGCCAAGGCCGATCAGAAGTTCCTCGTTGAATCCAATCAGCAACTGATCACGGACGCGGGCCGCATGCGCTTCCGCGGCGACGAGGAGCTGGCAAGACGATTCGTGCACACGGCACGTTCGACCAAGCGCTTCGATCTGATGCATCCAGAGTACAGGCAGGAAGAGCTCGCGTCCTTCGACCCGGAAGCGCCTGGCGTTCTCGCAGCGGCCAGTGCTGCGGCTCCGGTGAATCCAGAACTGGCCGCCTTCTTCGACACCTATGTCCACGACTCTTTGGCCGGCTTCAGGAAAGACTACGTCGAGAATACCGGCTACTGGCGCCACCGCCGCTGCTTCCGCGGCAGCGAGAACCCGGAACTGACGCAGAACGATGCCGAACCATCGACCACCGCAAGGACAGCGTGA
- a CDS encoding DUF3304 domain-containing protein has product MSAQIYSKLDWEVMKFLNCFYSGAASVVIALVTCGCTAQMLGKKDDTHTTPVIVTPVQHMGKLYSVEDVYVNGHIAGGAGQAGGGGGMSCCVLLPEYWRPGLIANVTWTVKYWGLENIEETKHGIYKSIITLARYKAEVPVERYQDPETLYIHFFSDGRARVVASIYDPFDARHPISQRWDEASLAVVGQRVIDGEKQATPKKTSHE; this is encoded by the coding sequence ATGTCTGCTCAAATTTATAGCAAATTGGATTGGGAAGTCATGAAATTTTTAAATTGCTTTTATAGTGGAGCTGCCAGCGTGGTAATCGCACTTGTAACGTGTGGATGCACTGCACAAATGTTAGGAAAAAAGGATGACACACATACTACGCCCGTGATAGTGACGCCAGTTCAACATATGGGGAAATTGTACAGCGTTGAGGATGTGTATGTGAACGGCCATATAGCAGGGGGCGCGGGACAGGCAGGCGGCGGTGGCGGAATGAGTTGCTGTGTGTTGCTGCCAGAATATTGGCGGCCAGGGCTCATTGCGAATGTGACTTGGACGGTAAAGTATTGGGGATTGGAGAACATCGAGGAAACAAAGCATGGCATCTACAAAAGCATTATCACACTAGCGCGGTATAAGGCCGAGGTACCCGTGGAACGCTACCAAGACCCCGAGACGCTTTACATCCACTTCTTCTCTGATGGAAGGGCTCGCGTTGTAGCAAGTATTTATGACCCCTTCGATGCACGGCACCCCATATCTCAACGATGGGATGAGGCGTCTCTAGCAGTCGTCGGGCAACGAGTGATTGATGGGGAAAAACAGGCTACGCCGAAGAAGACGTCTCATGAGTGA
- a CDS encoding DUF4123 domain-containing protein has translation MNDLATYLLIDTALIESPPRVLCWTNAKRRPAWLVPLYERQALVVSPLLIDLGQAHAAGAMAEVMALANGRKPQLHLSIIHTTLPLPALAEHLRRFIYFVNEQGEELTLRFADSLVLAALATVLTPEQWAVLIGPIPSWQVHQRNGVLARLPPALVAPDAALPLVLSEQQVTALKDALAVEQLLANLRTMRPGQKFAATPLAEYEIARWSRDLFRSFGHTDNATLMLLARGAFDTRGRILQTPELRRVLALGDIEAVREGIARCVQSQRPGSASP, from the coding sequence ATGAACGATCTCGCGACCTACCTGTTGATCGACACCGCCCTGATCGAGTCGCCACCGCGCGTGCTGTGCTGGACCAACGCGAAGCGTCGCCCCGCCTGGCTGGTGCCGCTGTACGAGCGGCAGGCCCTTGTCGTCAGCCCACTGCTGATCGATCTCGGGCAGGCGCACGCCGCTGGCGCCATGGCCGAGGTGATGGCGCTGGCGAACGGGCGCAAGCCGCAGCTGCACCTGTCGATTATCCACACGACTTTGCCGCTACCAGCCTTGGCCGAACACCTGCGGCGCTTTATCTACTTTGTGAACGAACAGGGCGAAGAGCTGACGCTGCGCTTTGCCGACAGCCTGGTGCTGGCCGCGTTGGCCACTGTGCTGACGCCGGAGCAATGGGCGGTGTTGATCGGGCCAATACCGTCGTGGCAGGTCCACCAGCGCAACGGCGTGCTCGCGCGACTGCCACCCGCCCTCGTGGCACCGGACGCCGCTCTGCCGCTCGTGCTGAGTGAGCAGCAGGTCACGGCGTTGAAGGACGCGCTGGCGGTCGAACAGCTGCTGGCTAACTTGAGAACGATGCGGCCGGGTCAAAAGTTTGCCGCCACACCGCTGGCGGAATACGAAATCGCGCGGTGGTCACGCGATCTATTTCGTTCCTTTGGGCACACCGATAACGCGACGTTGATGCTGCTGGCACGGGGTGCGTTTGATACGCGTGGGCGGATTCTGCAGACGCCTGAATTGCGCAGGGTTTTGGCGTTGGGAGATATCGAGGCTGTGAGGGAAGGGATTGCGCGTTGTGTGCAAAGTCAGAGGCCAGGCAGTGCTTCACCATAG